One candidate division WOR-3 bacterium genomic window, CCCTTCGGCAATGGAGAAACTGGCATTAGCCACCGCCAGGATTTCCCTTTTTTTCAAACCCTTCCCCCGGCGGAACTTCTTCGTTAAATCCCTAACCTCTAAGGCATTCATCTCTTCGCCAAAACTAATCTTATCAAATCCTCCATCTTCTGTGCCGACTCCTCCCAGGAGAATTTTTCTGCCCACATTCTCCCTTCCTTTCCCATTCTATCAACCATCTCCTCATTGTCAAGAAGAAAAGCCATCTTTTCGCTCAACTCTTTAATATCACCGTATTGATAAAAAAGTCCAGTCTTTCCTTCTCTTACCGCATCAACCAAACCAGGAGAGCGGGCAGCAATTACCGGTGTGCCGCAGGCATTTGCCTCAACAATAATTAGACCCCAACCCTCCTTAATGGAATTCTCAACCAAAAAGTAGGCGGATTGATAAAGATTTAACTTCTCCTCCTCTTTTATATAACCAGTAAACTCCACAACCGCCTCCATCCCTAACTCTTTGGTCATCTTTTTTAATCTCATTAAGTCATCCCCATCCCCAACAATCACCACCCGAAAATCCCTTCGCTTCTGAAATAGGAGATGAGTTGCCAATAATAGATGGTCGGTTGATTTATACCTCTTTAACCGGCCGCAATGCAAAATAATCTTCTCTTTCTTCTTATTAAAATCCGGTTGGTAAAACTGAGTATCAATTCCGGGTGGAATCACCCTTATCCTTTCGCTAATATCCTTCTTAAATAAGTTAAGCAAATCCCTTTTGGTGCTTTCCGAAAGAACCGCAAAGTAATTATCCTTATAAACCCAAGGGATGAGATTTTCCGCAAGGTAGACATAGGTGGCAAATAAAAAAGAGGTCTCTTTATAAACCGCCTTCCGGAAGAGGTGCATCAGGATGGCTAAGACTGGAATCTCTTTTATAAAATAAGGAGAATAAAAGGGTATTTTATTTAAGTCATCAATGATTAAGTCAAAGTTATTTTCTTTAACAATTCTGGGCAAGAAGCGATACACAGTAAAATTGAAGGTATTTTTTCCGCCCCTTCTTAAAAATCTTATCCCCCCTATTTCCTCCTCATCCGGCAGATTGGCTCTTTCCGAAAGGTAGGTTATCTTAAACCCTTTTTTTGCCAATCTCCGGAAGATCTCATAAGCATAGACCTCCGCCCCTCCGGCTAAGGGATTTTTTGGGCAGCGCCAATTGATTAAGAGAACATTCATTAAAAGAATAGAAAATGGGTCGTGCAGGATTCGAACCTGCGGCCACCGGATTAAAAATCCGGTGCTCTGCCACCTGAGCTAACGACCCGATAGCTAATCTTAATTAGAAATGGCAAAAAGTCAACTTTCCATATTCCCACCACTATCTTTAAAAGTACCTAAAGCCGATAGAAAACTTGACAATTGCC contains:
- a CDS encoding glycosyltransferase family 4 protein; this encodes MNVLLINWRCPKNPLAGGAEVYAYEIFRRLAKKGFKITYLSERANLPDEEEIGGIRFLRRGGKNTFNFTVYRFLPRIVKENNFDLIIDDLNKIPFYSPYFIKEIPVLAILMHLFRKAVYKETSFLFATYVYLAENLIPWVYKDNYFAVLSESTKRDLLNLFKKDISERIRVIPPGIDTQFYQPDFNKKKEKIILHCGRLKRYKSTDHLLLATHLLFQKRRDFRVVIVGDGDDLMRLKKMTKELGMEAVVEFTGYIKEEEKLNLYQSAYFLVENSIKEGWGLIIVEANACGTPVIAARSPGLVDAVREGKTGLFYQYGDIKELSEKMAFLLDNEEMVDRMGKEGRMWAEKFSWEESAQKMEDLIRLVLAKR